One Candidatus Binatia bacterium DNA window includes the following coding sequences:
- the aspA gene encoding class II fumarate hydratase has translation MAEFRIERDSMGEMRVPANAYYAAQTARAVENFPISSLRFSRRFLRALGWIKAAAARANRDLGLLDARRANAIERAALEVAEGKFDGEFVVDVFQTGSGTSTNMNANEVIANRAIEILGGTRGDRSLVHPNDHVNMGQSTNDVFPTAIHLSALDAVETHLLPGLRRLAEAFAAKAEEFRDVVKAGRTHLQDAVPVTLGQEFSGYESVVRHGITRVENTRAHLSELPIGGTALGTGLNAHPEFGQRVVAELRKLSGLVVRRADNPFEAMQNRDACVELSGALRTIAVGFMKIANDLRLLASGPRTGLFEIELPATQPGSSIMPGKVNPVIPEAVNMVAAHVIGNDAAIAVAGLNGNLDLNVMMPVIAYNLLESLEILGSAAGVFADKCVSGIRANVERCRYYAERTAALVTALAPVLGYDEAARIYKKALSEEKSLRDVVLEEKLLPPEELDRILDLHRLTRGGRV, from the coding sequence ATGGCGGAGTTTCGAATCGAGCGAGACAGCATGGGAGAAATGCGGGTACCCGCGAACGCGTACTATGCGGCCCAGACGGCCCGCGCCGTGGAAAACTTTCCGATCTCGTCTCTCCGATTTTCTCGGCGCTTTCTCCGTGCCCTCGGATGGATCAAGGCCGCGGCCGCCCGCGCCAACCGAGACCTGGGATTGCTCGACGCAAGGCGGGCGAACGCGATCGAGCGTGCGGCTCTCGAGGTGGCGGAAGGGAAGTTCGACGGAGAGTTCGTCGTGGACGTCTTCCAGACCGGCTCGGGAACCTCGACGAACATGAACGCGAACGAGGTGATCGCCAACCGGGCCATCGAAATCCTGGGAGGAACCCGAGGCGACCGGTCGCTCGTCCACCCGAACGACCACGTGAACATGGGACAGAGCACGAACGACGTCTTTCCCACGGCGATCCATCTGTCGGCTCTCGACGCCGTGGAGACGCATCTCCTGCCCGGTTTGCGGAGACTGGCGGAGGCGTTCGCCGCCAAAGCCGAGGAGTTCCGGGACGTGGTGAAGGCCGGCAGAACCCACCTCCAGGACGCAGTGCCCGTGACCCTGGGCCAGGAGTTCTCCGGATACGAAAGCGTCGTCCGCCACGGAATCACCCGGGTCGAGAATACGCGGGCGCACCTTTCGGAGCTCCCCATCGGCGGGACCGCCCTGGGCACGGGGCTCAACGCTCACCCCGAGTTCGGCCAGCGCGTCGTGGCCGAGCTCCGCAAGCTCAGCGGGCTCGTGGTGCGGCGGGCGGACAACCCTTTCGAAGCCATGCAGAACCGCGATGCTTGCGTGGAGCTGTCCGGTGCGCTCCGCACGATCGCCGTGGGGTTCATGAAGATCGCCAACGACCTGCGGCTCCTGGCCTCGGGACCCAGGACCGGGCTCTTCGAGATCGAGCTCCCCGCCACCCAACCCGGGTCGAGCATCATGCCGGGCAAGGTCAACCCTGTGATCCCGGAGGCGGTCAACATGGTGGCGGCGCACGTCATCGGTAACGACGCGGCGATTGCCGTGGCCGGTCTGAACGGGAACCTGGACCTCAACGTGATGATGCCCGTCATCGCCTACAACCTCCTCGAGAGCCTCGAGATTCTCGGTTCGGCCGCGGGGGTCTTCGCCGACAAATGCGTCTCGGGGATCCGGGCCAACGTGGAGCGATGCCGTTACTATGCGGAACGTACGGCGGCCCTGGTGACCGCGCTCGCCCCGGTCCTCGGCTACGACGAAGCGGCAAGGATCTACAAAAAGGCGCTTTCCGAAGAGAAGTCCCTGCGCGATGTGGTCCTGGAGGAGAAGCTCCTGCCCCCCGAAGAGCTCGACCGGATTCTGGACCTCCACCGCCTCACGCGCGGCGGCCGAGTCTGA
- the rtcB gene encoding RNA-splicing ligase RtcB has protein sequence MSEPVPLRRVGKVVWEIPKSGGMRVPGRIYATEKLLRDIEKDESLRQVVNVAHLPGIVGYSLAMPDIHLGYGFPIGGVAAVDLEEGVISPGGVGYDINCGVRLVATSLRFEEIQPRLERLADALFEAIPCGVGSEGAIPKLSVSDEKRLIERGAAWAVERGYGTPDDLEHTEEGGCLAGADSDSVSETALKRGLTQVGTLGSGNHFLEVGRVDRVFRPDVASRLGLEEGQVTVIIHSGSRGLGYQTCDDYLRVMAQAMQKYGIRLPDRQLACAPIRSPEGQRYLAAMACAANYAWVNRQVMMNLAERAFERVLGIGPRDLGFRLVYDVCHNIAKIEEHEVDGVRKRVCVHRKGATRAFGPGHPALPPAVREVGQPVLIPGDMGRYSFVLVGTEEAMRQTFGSTCHGAGRVLSRAESKRRSRGLDLEAELAKEGVLVRYQGRGTLAEEMPFAYKDVADVVDVMEEAGISLKVVRLKPAVVVKG, from the coding sequence ATGTCTGAGCCCGTTCCTCTCCGAAGGGTCGGAAAAGTCGTCTGGGAAATCCCGAAATCCGGCGGGATGAGAGTGCCCGGCCGGATTTACGCCACGGAAAAGCTTCTTCGGGACATCGAGAAGGACGAAAGTCTCCGGCAGGTCGTCAACGTGGCGCACCTTCCGGGCATCGTGGGCTACTCGCTCGCGATGCCCGACATCCACCTGGGGTACGGTTTCCCGATCGGCGGGGTCGCCGCCGTCGACCTGGAGGAGGGGGTGATTTCCCCCGGCGGTGTCGGTTACGACATCAACTGCGGGGTTCGCCTCGTGGCGACGTCGCTGCGTTTCGAGGAAATCCAGCCTCGCCTGGAGCGGTTGGCGGACGCCCTTTTCGAGGCCATCCCCTGCGGTGTGGGCTCGGAGGGTGCCATCCCGAAGCTCTCGGTTTCGGACGAAAAACGCCTGATCGAGCGAGGGGCGGCCTGGGCGGTCGAGCGGGGTTACGGGACGCCGGACGACCTCGAGCACACGGAGGAGGGTGGCTGTCTGGCGGGCGCGGATTCCGACTCCGTGAGCGAAACCGCGCTGAAGCGGGGGTTGACCCAGGTGGGTACGTTGGGTTCGGGAAACCATTTTCTCGAGGTGGGTCGGGTCGACCGGGTTTTCCGACCCGACGTGGCGAGCCGTCTGGGCCTCGAGGAGGGCCAAGTCACGGTCATTATCCACTCGGGCTCCCGAGGGCTGGGTTACCAGACCTGTGACGACTACCTGCGCGTCATGGCCCAAGCGATGCAGAAGTACGGGATCCGGCTTCCCGACCGACAGCTTGCCTGTGCGCCCATCCGCTCCCCCGAGGGGCAGCGGTACCTCGCGGCCATGGCTTGCGCCGCGAACTACGCGTGGGTCAACCGGCAGGTCATGATGAACCTGGCGGAGCGGGCCTTCGAAAGGGTCCTGGGGATCGGGCCGAGGGACCTGGGTTTTCGGCTGGTTTACGACGTCTGCCACAACATCGCGAAGATCGAAGAACACGAGGTCGACGGCGTGCGCAAGCGTGTCTGCGTCCACCGCAAGGGAGCCACGCGCGCTTTCGGCCCGGGCCATCCCGCTCTGCCTCCCGCCGTCCGCGAGGTGGGGCAGCCGGTGCTCATTCCCGGAGACATGGGGCGTTACTCTTTCGTGCTGGTGGGGACGGAGGAGGCCATGCGGCAGACTTTCGGCAGTACGTGCCACGGGGCGGGGAGAGTGCTGAGCCGAGCCGAGTCGAAGCGGCGAAGTCGCGGCCTCGACCTCGAGGCGGAACTCGCCAAGGAAGGGGTTCTCGTTCGGTACCAAGGCCGGGGGACGCTGGCCGAAGAAATGCCGTTCGCGTACAAGGACGTCGCGGACGTCGTCGACGTGATGGAAGAGGCGGGGATCAGTCTGAAGGTCGTGAGGCTCAAACCCGCGGTCGTCGTCAAGGGTTGA